A region of the Pseudarthrobacter phenanthrenivorans Sphe3 genome:
GCACAGGCGCACACCATGTGGAACATGTCGGACCGTGGGATTCCGCGCTCGTACCGGACCATGGAGGGGTTCGGCGTCCACACGTTCCGGTTCGTCAACGCTGAGGGCAGGACCACGCTGGTGAAGTTCCACTGGAAGCCCAAGCAGGGCGTACACTCCCTGGTCTGGGAGGAAGCCCAGATCATCAACGGCATGGATCCTGACTTCCACCGCCGGGACCTGGCCGACGCCATCGAAGCAGGCGCCTACCCGGAGTGGGAACTCGGTGTCCAGACCTTCCCGGACACCGAAGACCAGATGTTCGAAGGCATCGACCTGCTGGACCCTACCAAGTTCGTGCCGGAGGAACTGGCCCCGGTCCAGCCCATCGGCGTCATGACGCTGAACGCGAACCCCACCAACTTCTTCGCCGAAACCGAGCAGGTGGCTTTCCACCCCGGGCACCTGGTGCCGGGCATCGACGTCACCAACGATCCGCTGCTGCAGGTACGTCTTTTCTCCTACCTGGATACCCAGATCTCCCGGCTGGGTGGACCGAACTTCGCCCAAATCCCCATCAACCGTCCACAGGCTCCGGTGAACGACATGCTGCGCGATGGGATGCACCAGCAGGCAGTCCACGGCGGGGTGGCCCCGTACCGGCCCAATTCGCTGGACGGCGGCTGCCCGTTCCTGGCCGGCCAGGATGTGGGAGCCTTCAATGACGTCCCGGAGGAGCTGGCCGCCTCCATTAAGGAGCGGAAGAACCCGGCCTCCTTCGACGACCACTTCAGCCAGGCGGGTCTCTTTTTCCGGAGCCTGAGCCCGGTGGAACAGGACCACGTCATCCAGGCCTACACGTTCGAACTGGGCAAGTGCTACGAGAAGTCCATCCGTGAACGCCAGCTCGCGGCCCTCGCCAACATAGATGCGGAACTGTGTGCCGCCGTCGCAAAGGGCCTGGGCCTTCCCGCGCCGAAGGCAACGGAGCAGGTACCGGACTCAGACCCCAGCCCGGCGATGTCCCAGGTGGGCAAGACCTGGCCGGTTGCCGGGCGCATAGTCGGCATCCTTGCCGATGAGCGAAGTGACCTTGCCGCCGTGAACGCGGCACGGAAGGCCCTCGATGCACAGGGCGTCGTCCCGCTGCTTATCGCCCCCGCAGGCGGCTTCCTGGGACCGGAGAACGACGGCGGGATCCCCGTCCAGCGGACCTACCTCACCGCACGTTCTACCGAGTTCGACGCGATCATTGTTGCGGGCGCAGCCGCCCCGGCTGACGACGCCGCACCCGGCCTCGACGCAAAGGCCGGCGCTCCCGGCGGTGCCTCCGACCCGCGGGCAGTGCTGCTGCTCACGGAAGCTTACCGGCACGCCAAGGCAATCGGCACCTGGGATTCCGGCGCCGAGGCACTAGCCGCAGCGGGCATTCCGCATGGCACTCCGGGCATTGTGTCAGCGGACGACGCCGAGTCGCTGGTATCCGAGCTGACCGCGCTGTTGGCCGCCCACAGGGTATGGGAGCGGTTCCCGGCAGTGTCGGCCCGGTCCTGAGCGAACCCGGCCGGCGATGCCATAGCTGGAAGGCGCATCGTCGGCCGGGGCATGCGTGGCGTCAGTCGTTGCCTTTGCCCTTGCCCTCGTTGTCCTTCTTGTCAGCCTCGGGAGCGGGTGCCGGTGCCGGTGCCGGCACCGGCACCGGTGCCGGCGCGGGAGTCTGGACGGCGGGCGGGGGAGTTTCGGCGGCGGCCTGTTCCTGTGCGATGCGCGCCTCTTCTGCTGCCTTGTCCGCCGCGGCCTTCTCGGCTGCCGCAACCGCTTCGTTGAGGTCAGCGCGCACTGCAGTGACCACGGTGTTGATGCTCCGGCGCCGGTCTTCCGAGATCTTGCCCTCCGCCTGGGCCGCATCAAGTTCCGCTTCCAGGCCTTCCAAGGCCTTCAGTGCGGCGGCGGGGTCGTTCTGCGACGAAGCCTGGGTCACCTCCAGCACGCGTGCCTGGAGCTGCCGCGCGGCGTCACGCTGCAGGCCGGTCTCGTTGGCGCCGCAACCACCCAGGAGTCCGGCAGCCAGCAGGGCAGCGGAAATCCCCAACAGGATGCGCCGCGGCTTTACCAGTGCGGGGCTCACGGTTGAACGCTCTTCTGAAGTTCCTCCAGGTGCTCGCCCAGGACGCCCGTCACCGTTGGATAAGGCACGACGTCGGGCGTCGACTGGGCGGACAAGGTCAGGAACACCGCCGCTACAGCAGCAAGAACCACTACAAGGCCGAGGATCGCCGCCAGCCAAAACCGCTTGGTGCGTGGCTTCAGGTCCTTCGCGCGCTCCTGGGCCAGGGCCACCGTCGTACTGTCCGGGACCTGCCCTTGCACCGGGGGCGCGCCGGGCCCTGCAGCTTCCCGAATTTCGTCTACCGATTCTTCGGCCGTGATGGACGGGGGGTGGAACGGCATGGCCGGCAGCACCCGGGTGGTTTCGGGGACGACTTCCCCGGGCGTGGAGGC
Encoded here:
- a CDS encoding catalase yields the protein MPEASNIHVPGVPASEPASLEEPTTPREPLPPKQDQQAPEAVSPTGSPTGAPATARAQSGQYLTTAQGLRLGDTDHSLKAGSRGPILLQDHHLREKITHFDHERIPERVVHARGAGAHGVFRSYGTAANITRAGFLAKDVETPVFVRFSTVLGSRGSADTVRDTRGFSTKFYTDEGTYDLVGNNIPVFFVQDGIKFPDIVHAAKPHPDREIPQAQSAHDTFWDFVSLHTEAQAHTMWNMSDRGIPRSYRTMEGFGVHTFRFVNAEGRTTLVKFHWKPKQGVHSLVWEEAQIINGMDPDFHRRDLADAIEAGAYPEWELGVQTFPDTEDQMFEGIDLLDPTKFVPEELAPVQPIGVMTLNANPTNFFAETEQVAFHPGHLVPGIDVTNDPLLQVRLFSYLDTQISRLGGPNFAQIPINRPQAPVNDMLRDGMHQQAVHGGVAPYRPNSLDGGCPFLAGQDVGAFNDVPEELAASIKERKNPASFDDHFSQAGLFFRSLSPVEQDHVIQAYTFELGKCYEKSIRERQLAALANIDAELCAAVAKGLGLPAPKATEQVPDSDPSPAMSQVGKTWPVAGRIVGILADERSDLAAVNAARKALDAQGVVPLLIAPAGGFLGPENDGGIPVQRTYLTARSTEFDAIIVAGAAAPADDAAPGLDAKAGAPGGASDPRAVLLLTEAYRHAKAIGTWDSGAEALAAAGIPHGTPGIVSADDAESLVSELTALLAAHRVWERFPAVSARS